In Verrucomicrobiota bacterium, the following are encoded in one genomic region:
- a CDS encoding PqqD family protein, with the protein MKYRKTEHIVTRKVAGETLLVPVKGQLADLHKVFTLNTVAEWVWENLDGQRSAAELGDGLHARFAVARPTAEADLAELLAKLEQAGLIEPVRA; encoded by the coding sequence ATGAAATATCGTAAAACCGAACATATCGTCACCCGGAAAGTCGCCGGGGAAACGTTATTGGTGCCCGTCAAAGGCCAACTGGCGGATCTGCACAAGGTGTTCACCTTGAACACGGTGGCGGAATGGGTGTGGGAAAACCTGGATGGCCAACGATCGGCGGCGGAGTTGGGTGACGGTTTGCACGCCCGTTTCGCGGTGGCACGTCCCACCGCGGAAGCCGATCTGGCTGAGTTGCTCGCCAAATTGGAACAAGCCGGCCTCATCG